GCCCATCTTGTTTCAGCTACAgcctcccgccctccccctcccagcgTTCGAAAGGAATCTGAGATGTCACACTGTCTTGCCTGCAGACACTCCTGCATCTCTAGCACGTAACTCTTCCATACATAGCCTCAGTATCATTATCCCACTAAAAACTAACAACAATCCCTTAATGTTATTAGAGTTTCAGTTCCTCCAGTTGTCTTGTAACAGGCATTTTTACATTTGTGTCTTCAAGTCAGGATCTGAATAAGGTTTGTACATTACCATTGATCTCAGGCCGCACATTCCCTCTGTTCTCCCTTAAAACACCCGCCTTGCGATGTTAGTGATCATTTATGATTATTGCCTAGAAAACCCGCCACTTCATCAGGAGTTGTAAAATGgtgtttttctgtcatttcttttttatttgtttatcagCAGGATACCTCTGTAAAgagagatttcttctttttaaaaaggtcatcTTGCAATAGTGTTAGtaaagaaaggataaaatttcttttctttcactcacCAGCTTTTAAAACAATTACTTAGTCACCAATATCTTCTCAAGGTGGTCACTGAGTGAGTATGTCTTAGTTATCTTTTTGAACTCATATTTGGTGATTCGGTGGGTTTCAACCTCTTACAGGAATTATTCTTATTGGTGCTGTTACTGCTCAactttggccagtgggagcctcTTTAAGTTGGCTCCTGAGTCATTCTGACACCATCCTCGTAGGCTTTGCTAGTTTTCCTGCTGTCTGGTATCATGAGATATTTCAGGCTCACTTTGTACACTTCCTGCTCCAGTTCTGACgtcagccatttctctaaggaatGCTGGTCACATAGCTCACCATCTGCAAGGCACACACGTACATTCCAGTCCCTCAGAAGGAAAGCAAGTGCTCATTGTAACATTCATCATAACATTGTTTACATAGATAGTTTAGGCCGGCTGAGCTGTTCTTATCAAAGAATGGTGGGCACCCTCCTGGAATTTAAGTTCCTAGAGGCCAGCCTGGGCCCACCTTGCAAGCAAGCCTTTTTCAAAGGACAGTGGTCTCAGGCCTTATTGTGTTACCTCTTTTCTGCACAGCTGCCTATTGGACATTTTGAGATGGTGAGGAGTACAGAGAAAGTTGGTTGAAGAGTCAGGAGTTCAGAGGAAAGGTTGTGATGGAGATAAACTTGTGATAGTTATTCGTGTATAGAAGGTATTCAGAGCCCGAGGCTGAGTGAAGTCGTGTCAGGAATGAGCACAGAGATCCAAGAACGGGCCCTTGAGCAACAAGTTTGGCAATGAGGAGGAGCTAGCAGACAAGACGGAGACCGAGAAAGAGCAACTGGTAAAATAGTATGAAGTGGAGTGAGAACCAAGAGAATGTAGTGTCCCTAAAGCCAAATAGTAAGAGTGTTCAAGAAGGAAGTCGTGGTCAGTGGTGTCAAATGCTGCTGCTGCGAGCCTGAGTAAGCTGAAAATGGAGAGTTGACTCATTACTGCAATGTGGAGGTTATTCGGGGCCTTCAAATACGCTGTTTCAGTGAAGTGGTTTGGACCAAAGCTTGACAAGAGTGTGTTTAAGAGAGAACAATAAGAGGGAGTATAGACAGTTCTTTCAAGGAATTTTGCTGAAGAAGGGAGCAGAATGGTGCAACAGTTGGAGGGGCAGCGgtttaagagagagaacaataAGAGGGAGTATAGACCGTTCTTTCAAGGAATTTTGCTGAAGAAGGGAGCAGAATGGCCCAACAGTTGGAGGGGCAACGGAGGTGAGGACTAACAACATGAGAAGAAATAATAGCATGCTGTGTGTTGATGGAGATGCTCCagtataacaacaacaacagaatcaATAATGtaggaaaaatggagagaattatTGGAACCTGAGGAAGCAAAAGGGAATAAGATCTAACGTCTAAGTGAGGGAGAGATGGCCTTGCACAGTAGCATGGATGGCCCATCCATAGTGACAGGAAGGTGGGCACAGTGCAGGGGTGGGTTGGCAGGAATGTTGGGAGCTTGTTCATGGAGATGGGAGTACGGTCCCCAGCTGTACCTGAGGACTGGGGAAGAGATGCCTGAGATTTAGGGAATGAAGAGGTATGAAGGAGTTACTTAGAGAGTGAGCGGATAGGGAAAGATAGATTCCTAGGTACCACCTGGAGGTTAGtggaaatgaacttaaaaatgagACTAATTTTAAGAtgaaggtgtattttttttttctagttacttCTAGCCATTGGGTTATAGGTGCAGAGTAGGTGATCATTCGACCAGTGTTTGAGTTCAGCTGGGCAGATGTCTTAGCGAGGAGAGCAGTAGAACTAGCGATGTATGCTGGGGAGGGATTATAATAATGGACCGTGGCATCCGAGCTGGTTAGGGACGGAAGCGAACTGAGCTGTGAAAACGTGGTAGGATCCGTTGTAGGTCCGGCATGTTCAGAGAGTTGTTGGAGTTGTGCATTTAGAGGGAGTAAGTAGGAAGATGGGAGAAGCTAGTAAGAGAGTGAAAAATTTGAAACTGAATTTAGGGAAGGGTTTGGAGTTACTGGTAATGGGAGGGTACGTAACTATAAGAATGGATAACTGAGGTAAGGTAGAGAGTACAATCAATGGGGGAGAAGAGGTCAAGGAACCTAGAGGCCAGGGATCATTCACATTGATTATGAAGTCACAAGAATTATAATCAGATAAATTATTAGATTTGGAAAAGGTAACAGTGAGCGAATCTTCAAGGATGATATGAGTGAGTGGAGATTATAGTTGTCATTTCTTGATGGTTCCTCCTTATATACTTCTGTATTTCCACATGGGCTTTTCATGATTTGAAAACTTACTTTTTACAAAGGACCCTAAGGACTCTAATCAAAAatccttaggggcacctgggtagctcagtcagttaagcgtccagcttcggctcaggtcatgatcttgcggttcatgggttcaaagccccatgttgggcgttgtgctgacagctagctcagagcctggagcctatttcagattctgtgtctccctctctctctgaccctcccttgctcatgctgtctctttctgtttctcaaaaataaataaacagaaaaaaaaatgtctaaaaagtCCTTAGTCACACCATGTTTTTTCTTAACTCTGCCTTTTACAGATGCTGTTTACTTTGTTTAAATGCTCTTAGCCACAATGCTTGCCTTCCACAGCCCTGTTCTTCGCTAGCAGATGGTCTTTTCCTATTTATAGCctgttgtgtatatatgttacattattttgaaaattacactccccctttttttttgctcctttttgtttttgttttttaattttattttaactttttttagtttagagagagagtatgtatgagtgggggagaggggcagagggagagatagaatctcaagcaagaATCTctacactgagcgtggagccggacaggaccctgggatcatgacctgagctgcaatcaggaGCCGAACCCTCAGCCACTTACCCtaccgagccccccaggctcccctcctttttgtttttttaaaaccaggCTGACTGTTCCCTTAGGCCAAGAGCCTTATCTGTCTTTTTGTCCCTGGATCACTGTGGAAAAGTTCTCTGCAAGCTCTAGGACTGGATCtatttaataaattccttttgaaagtcagttattatcaagtaaaatgtGGTATGGTTCTTCATTTTTACCTTAGTGAATATGATGCTTTCTTAGATGTGCTTATAGCAGGTGCCACGGTtaatgaaaaaagtttaaattataatGAGTTTTTTTTATCCATGTATTACAAAATGACTACTCTTAATTcagagaagatttaaaaatgtagaagtaATTATTATGCTAACAGATTGGAGTGAGCATAGAAGACAGTCACTTCTACATCTCGAAGAGAGCCTcaagcctcagttttttttttaattttctctcccttctggtTTGAACCTTCTATTTTGGTCTTGGGAACTGAGTTCTCAGTTGAAGGAAACAGGCCCCAAAGTTCCTGAGATAGTCTGTGGagtaaagaaaacaggaaatttaaAGATGACTGTAGTGCAGTTAAAcaaatgctttgtttttccttttccactaaCATGTTATTTAAGTGTAATTAAACACCATTTGGTGTTAGTGTccttagctttatttttatagagtctttttttaagtatctcttttaatttattaaagagtTTTTATGTGAGGATACATTCTGgctattttgatttctctttatgatttcttgtatatttatgaattttgtcATTAAATggaatatcaaaaataaacaacctttttaaacaatgtttttgaTAGTATATTATTaagttaatatattaaaaaaatctgacaaaatactcattgaaatttttttcagaaaccaTGAGTGGAGGATCTCAAGTCCACATTTTTTGGGGTGCTCCAGGTGGTCCACTGAACATGACAGTGCCACAGGAACCAACCTCTTTAATCTCCAATGATGACCCCTGgaaaaaaattcaacttttatACAATCACCATTCCTTATATCTGAGGGATGAAAAATGCATGCACGAAACTCTTGAAGACTCTCAGGTCCTAGAAGCCATTGGCCCTCCAGATTTTCCGCATGGtcattttttaacaaattctATGAAGAAACCTGCTCATGCGAAAGGAGACTTTACACACTGTATTTCTGAAACAGAGACTGGAAAATCCCAGAAGAGCCACCTCTTAGGGGTGAGTGATGGACCTAGTTCTGACGTTCAAATACGTGAACTTAAGGGCAGAGGTCAGCATTTAACTGAAGAGGAAAACTATCAGAAGCTTTTTGGTGACAATAAGAAAACCACAGATGAACAGCACGAGTATCAGTCACATGCACGTGGTCACAACTTTCAAACAAAAGTCTTTCAGTTAGATGGTAAGCGTGCAGCCACATTGGGTTTGGTTTGTACGGAACACACTCATACAGGGCCGGGCACTGTTGGACCAGAGTGTGTGCCAGTAGGACACCAGGAGGGACAGAGCCAGCGTCTGGAGTTCTTCTCCTCGAAGACAGAAGATAAGCCAAGGTCTGAACCTGTTAGAAGGGCCTCAGACCTCAAAATATCTACTGATACTGAATTTCTTAGTATAATGACTTCCAGCCAGGTTGCTCTTTTATCTCAGAGGAGGTATAACGGACAGCTTTCTATAAATAAAGGGCCCGCAAGCATGGAGACTGAATCAAAGGCAAGTCATGGAGAAATAAGGATAACTGAAGATAATTGGACTCAGCCTAATGATGATTTTGCAGGAGATGAAAGTGGACAAAGCCAAGCACATTCCCTTGAACTCTTTAGTCCCGCTTGTCCTGAAACAAAAAGTGATGACACTCACGTGAAGCCCCATAAAAGTCCTGAAGAAAACACAGGATCTCACGAATTTCTCgattttgaagataaaatgcCCCCCAGTGATGTATGTATTGAGTCCTATTGCTCAGGAATACTGTGTTCCCAGCTAAATACCTTCCATAAAAGTTCCACTGAAAGACGTTGGACCTCTGAAGATAAATTGGGCCATTCCAAAGCTCTGTCTAAAGTCCTCCAACCCTCCAAGAAAATTAAGTTGGTTTCTGATGCAAGAAATCCTACAGTGGGCCAGACCAATGTGTCTAAATTTAAGGGGATTAAAAAGACATCACTAATAAAAGATTGTGATTCTAAAAGTCAGAAGTATAATTGCTTAGTCATGGTATTATCTCCATGTCATGTGaaagaagtaaatataaaatcTGGCCCAAATTCTGGCTCTAAAGTGCCTTTAGCAACAATCCTGGTAACAGATCAATCAGAAATTAAGAAGAAGGTCGTTCTGTGGAGGACTGCAGCATTTTGGGCTCTTACCGTGTTTCTTGGAGATATAATTTTGCTCACAGGTACGGTCACCATGGGATAGGGGTAGCTTAAAGCTGGAAgcctcccccatctcccctcccacttTTACCCCGCCTTTTTACCATTTGCCTCTGTGGGAGCCAGCGAGGTCCAGACCTTTCCAGCATCTGCCTGGGTCTCCTTACCAGTGCCCATATCCTGTGCTTCACTGTTTCTGGGCCACCGCTCTAGCCTTGCTAACTTCTGAACCTCCCTTCCACTCCTCTTTTAAGAAGCCTTCCCTGGCCTCACCCCTCCCTCATTCAGTCCCTTAGCTATCAGGTCATATCATCAGtcttgctctttgttttcttatggttTTGTCTACATAGGtcttatttttaagctttgtCTTTATATTAGCAGTCTTAGGATGGACAGTGTTTCTATTACTTAATCCCTAATGATGCTGTGCCCATCGCATTCATATTGAGGAAACAGAtacagattttctattttgtttttaattaccaaaATTATATTAATCACATTTGGAAATGTGGGAAGGAAAAACTCTTGATATTGAACCAACCTCACGTTACCATCTATAATGTTTTGGAGAGTTACCTTCCAGTTATCTTCCCTATGCTCCTTAAAATGTATATCCATGCATATAGGACAGTTGATATTCattgggattttgttttatatttgaaacTTAGCATGTTTGTCAACTTAGTACAACTATATGGAAAAAGTACTgatgattatccccattttttactttgaggaaactgagacccagaaaagtAACGGCTCTTACCCAGTTTCACACATCTAGgaaatggcaaagccaggatttcaCCTAAACTCTGGAACCCATACTCTTACTATATAGTTGTAACCATTAAGAACATTCAGTTTTTACCTTGCTTCTTTTTCTGACATAAGAAATCTAACATTGTGTTTCATGTTCTTCATTAACTGGAAATAAATACACAGTGTATTAGACCAGAGATACTGTTaggcccaagatttcattatcatcccccaaaaccagagactgccagggagaccaagtcacacatgcaaaagcagagggctttattatcattatgGGCTTGAGCttaggctcacagacttcaccagtgcagtggattcatgctgaaagccccgaacaaaggcgggtagggcctttatgggtttgggaagggggagttacaggaaattgagacacaggtacaggggtccaatcacaacatttagaatattaaccaattacagagtggacccaggacccagaaccctcacctagggtataactagccttaagcaataagcgattacctatagcttctatctctaggcctgcccttagaaacgttaagggtgttagctggcctttcctgattgggtgttacaagggtggcccctcctgccttgggcaatgtgtgcccttctattgtctaatgattctgagaaactgacacctaggcctccaaggacagaggggaaacttgaagactgtcatggagtcagtttggttcagacctgcgtcctttcaaTACCCGTCAATGGAAGGATGGGTCCCAGACTGGGAGGAAGCTGATTAAGCTCAATACCACGTCTAAAGAAAGAATGCGGTAGAGAAGGAGAGTGGGTGAGCCTTGAAgtctggaaaatgaaaacacgaagGCAGTCGTTAGTGGTTCCAACCTAATCGTTTGCTGGGCGATGAGAGCCTTGGCTATTGTACATTAGGTGTGTGTAGAAGATGGTCAGGTGCAGCCTCTAAGTAGGAGATAAACACGGGCTATAACTAGTAGGCCCAGCGAGGTCCTGTCCCACTGGCAATGTCATCTTCTTTGTTGGCGAGTCGGTTCATGCAGCTCCCTCAGTTCTGATTTAGTGCTCACTGAGCAGCCTTTTGCTTATGATTTGGCCTCCTGGGTGTAAAGCTGCCTACAAGGTGAGCGTCCCCTGCCAGTGTTGTTTCTGTGGCAATTAATGCCTCATtgtgaattaaagaaagaaactgtgttccggtttttttgtttgtctcacaATCTTGTTAAATGTGAGCTTGTGTGGCAGAGCTGAAATCTGTTTTGGGGTTGCTGAGAAAATCAGAACCCCCAGACTGTGAAGAAGGAGCGGAGCCCTGGACTGTGGTTATCTGACCAAGGCAGTTCCTGTCACTGTGTGCGCCTCATCGGAGGACTTTTCCAGGCAGCTGGAAACGCAAACCTGCCATTGCTGTGCTCTCCCCTAGGTGTCCTTAGGGTTGTTAGCACTTAGGTCACCTTCTGTCAAGTGACTTCACCGCTTTACTTAGCCATTTTCTCATTATAGGATATTTAGATGATTTCTATGAgcacctttaaaaataatatcagggGTTTGTGTCCTCTTTTACTGTATTTCCTCAGCAAAGTAATCTAGTCCATCAATTTCTGAATATGCTTCTTTTGTTTGTGTGGACAGATGGAAACTTCATGGAAAACAGAGAAACCTATACTTTCCTAATTAAGTAGTGAAATTATATTTACATAGAAATGTGTGGGTAAAATCCTATTTTAATGAACAGCATCCAGTTGTACATTATTATACCTCTATGTTGGGTATCTCATACGCTCTACTGATGTACTCCCCAAAACCGAACATTTTCCCATAGCAGATGTATTCTAGATCACATTCCATTTAGTAACACAGTTGCCCTTTTGCCATTATACTTTTAGCAACAGGATGAAGAGATGCTGTCAGTAAGGATTGTCTATGGGAGATTGCTGTCCAGAATTCAAAGAGGCCTGGCACCTAACTGTGGGAAACCACAGATTTTCAAGAACAAATAGAGAGGCTCTAGGGAGTATCAGTGAGAGACAATCAGGAGAGCCAGGAGGCAAGGGCTTGGCTATGGATTCCACCCCACCCTATCACCAGTGATCAGCAAGTCACTACCCAACATAGGTTTTACAACCTAGTTTTCCGAAGTCTGTCCTTgaaatttatttgttcttttctgaagAGCAGGCATCCTGATGGTCAGAGTACGAAGAGTCTAAAATGCTATGTTAGCTATTTCTCACCAGGCAGAGGGGagctgagtgttttttttttttttttcccagcaagTCAATGGATCACATTAATCTTGAAAAATTACTCGTTAGCCTTGGGGGACATGGattggaggtgggaaggggacctgcaaggagagaaaggaatgcATGATATTAAAGAGCGCTGGCAGGGCTGAGGGGAGACTTGAGGGGCAGCATTCAACAGGTGGGGACTGGAGACagaaggtggggaaggagaggtaGTTCAGGATGACTTCACATTTTAATTTACCTGGCTAGCTCCACAGTGCCAACAAATGAGATGAGTAATATGAGAAGAAAAGCATGTTTGAGCAATTTTGAATTTGGAGGGCCAATAGAATATCTAGCCAGGAATGTCCGTGAGACAGTTGGGGATAAATGGGTAAGTGGGTTTGAAGCTGGGGAAAGGGTCTGGGTATAAATTTGGAAGTAAGTATTTGGAATGTGTGtatccttgtttttctttcttattatctCAAAACTTGGCTATGACTAGGATATCTTTATACCTCCAGCATTTTGTGCACTGATTATATCCTGCCTGGGATTGATAGGTCTGTCTGTAACTTACAGTTTTACTCTACTCAAAATTGTTTCTCCTTGTTTGGTATATTTAGTTCCACTTTATGATTCTTCTGTATCCATCTTAGATCATAGAGCTCTCCTTTTCCTATTGGGAAATGCTCCTTACCTCCAAAACCTTTCCTTCTAAAATCTGTAGATGAAGATTATCATGCTATTGAGGGGGAAGCAATCCAAGTCCCTTAAGGATGTCTCACATTCATATTTGTTTATAGCAGAAGGGGTAAACGCATACTAATATTATTTACTCTTCTAGGCACTACTGCTTTGGGTCCATTACTTTGCTTCCTGGCCCTAAatgctttccttttaatttctcaaaatagacatgataacattcttttttttttttttttttttttacagaaacaaaAGCCATTCAACCATTCTTTGTGGAGCAATGAGCTTCCATATTGATGGTGTTCGAATATACTGGTGTAATTCTGTTATTGCTGTTTTATCATCTTGTGTCTTTAGGCAGATGATTTAGCCCAGTTGAACTTTAGTTGCCTGGCCTGTGAGAGacattaataatattttgcttTGGTTGGCAAGTTAACCACAGTGTGAAGGAACTTATGACATGATCAGAACTTTTTTTCCCCCGTCTAGATGTTACTGTTCATGAAGATCATTGGGTTGGTGAGACAGTACTACAATCAACTTTTACCAGTCAGTTATTAAATCTTGGGAGTTACCCATCTCTCCGGTCTGAAGAATGTAAGACATCTTTGAAATATAATAATATCTtagtatttaaaagtatatatacattattaGAACAAAGagttaaaatagtaattttacaaaatgttttctaaataggTTAGCTGAACAGCgctggtttttttctttagtaagaatgaaaatagaacttataaaaataaacttatacattgtaaatcatatttattttaagagatattgGGGTTCAGTTTCCACTTTCCTACTTAGAGTGTCCATATAGTGGTGGTTCTTGACCTTTTAGGGAGTCCTAGCCCTCTTAGAGAAGCTATGTGTCATTTCCTCAGGAAAAGGGACTTATAGAGATAGACAGAATTTTGCATGTAACTCCAGTTGGCTCCCTGGACCTCTAAagttctctgtgtccccagcctcTGGCTAGGAACCGGGGAGGTCATGAGAAAAGCCTCCCAGTCAGAAGTGGTTGGGTCCTTGTTCTTCAGCCCGGCACTGCTAGGAAAGACTACCTTCCTTCTCTGACAtccactttctcttctctgaaatcaGCAGTGAAGAACCCAGAAGCTATCTTTTTCtccaagaaactaaaaaaaaaaagaaagaaagaaaaagaaaatgaaataagggaGATAGTACAACTGGTAGTTATAGTCTGTGGAGTCAGAATGAGCAAGATTTGAATCCTGGCCCAACCACTTGCAGTCTATGTCTTGGCAAGTTATTTAGCCTCATTGTacccctgtttcctcatctgtgaaatggaaattaaaatacatacatacatagcttatagggttgctgtgaagattaaatgagagaatgaatatgaggTAAAGAACCtgcatgtaatatataataatacagaaatattaaTGGGGGAAGTAATAAGCAAAAGATAATTTGATGGAATACTGTAACAGTGTCAAAGAAAGATAGCtatcagtatataaaaatacactgATTTTACAAGAGATTAATTAGAATCACAAGACAATTGTATGGCATGTATGGAAGACACAGCATGGAATTCCAAGCTATAAGTAATAAGAATTCTCAGAGGAAGGCGGGGTGAGTAGAAGAGAGTAATAACCATTAGAACAATAGCAGTGGGGTTTGGAAAGGGCGAGTTTCCCGATATTCTAGGGAGACTAGTCAGCAGGAAATCAGCACTGACGTATTCTCATAAAATAACTAAAGCTGAGTTCTCCATCCACCCAGTTTATACGTATTAGGTGTTGACACTGTTTGGGGCACTGTGCCCTGGGGGTACAGCAGAGAGCAGTGTCCCCCGGGTGCCAGCCTTCATGGCCCCGAGGTTCCTGTGTGGTGGGCAGAACCAGAGGAACGGACGTGCCTGTAATCCTTACAGGTGATAATGAATGCTGTGAAGGAAACTaacagagggcagggaggggactaCCATAGATCTGGCTGTGCAGGGCTGCTCATGGAGCAGAATCAGGCAGTAGGAAGTTATTACAGTAGTTGGGGCTGAGAGATAATGGCCAGCGGAGATAATGAGAAATGGGTGGATTGATATAGCTCAGACAGACCAGTTCaatagaagaaatagagaacatTATTCAAGAACTACGGCACAAAAAAGTTGCCAGGCTCACATCGTTTTACAGGCGAATTCTACCAAGAGACCAGATAGTTCCAGTGTTCTGAAAATGGTTCTAGAGTATTGAAGGAGGAAGCTCCCTAATTcctttaataaagtaaataaaacactgacACCTAAACCAAAGAAAGACTTTACAAATAAGAATACAGACTAGTATTATACATGTAGATTGATATACAAAGCCTACACAAAATATCAGTAAATAAAATCTAACACTACATTAAAGAAATAGTGATCAAGtgagatttttttccagaaatggaaagatgtgtTCAATATTAGAAGATCTATGATATCATAGACCATGTTAATAAATCTAAGGAAAAATTGTATGACTGTCTccataaatattgataaaatttaGCACCCCTTTTTTCATAAAAAGCATTCCAGGAAATGGAGTTGAGGGATACTTTCTCCTTCAGGATCAATAAATGTAGTACCAATACGGTGTTACAGTTATAATGCAATTGATACTGTGTcactaaaatatatgtatttagtcCAAAGTCAGTATCTTCTTTGATGGAGAAACACTAGAGGCATTTCCACTacaatcaggaacaagataaggatgtccactatTTCTGCTGCTCATCTTAATGATATTAATCATCCAACACAACTAGACAAGCAGAGGTACCTGACTGGGTGAAGAAGAGTAAAAACTGTATGTGCAGATGCTTTGATAACATATCAGAAAAACCCCAGAGAACCAAAGAATCAATTCAAGTGATAAAAGAATTCAGTGGTGTCACAGAATACGAAGATTAATGTTGAAACAACCAATAACCTTCACATCCACAAACACTAAACAGAGGACATTATGGTAGGGCAAAACTCATTTGCGAAAGCAATAAAGAAGATAcctcagaataaatttaacaagaagTTTGCGAAACCTatataaggaaaacattttaaccactccagaaagaaataaaggcatgaacaaatggaaacacaacattccctgttcatgaatAAGATGACTCAACAGTGAAATGGTATCGCTTCTCCAAAAGTGAATTTATAAATTCAGTGTCATCTCAATCACAATATTAGGAAGCCATGCCATGGCATATACAACTCAATACTAACCTtcatatggaaaaacaaacatgcCGGAAGGGTCAGgaaaacattcaaaaagaaaaagaagcacaaGGGGCCATGCTTGCGAGATAGGCACTAAACTAAAAAGCCTCTATAATTAAAACTGTGTGATATTGGTACATAAATAGGCAAATGGACCAGTGGATAGAACAGGAAGATCAGAGTTAGACCGTACGCATATAATTTAGTATATGACAAAGATGTTATCTGAGGCCACTGAGGTAAAAGGTAAACTTTTTAATAAACGGTGGTAAGGCAACTGGGTAGCCATTTAGAAAAAAGACAGAATTAGAACAGTATctcacacaaaaaagaataaactccataaactccaaatggattaaaaatctaaatataaaaaatataaccaTTCAATTACCAGAAGGAAACATAGATGAATTTCTCTATCATCTTGGTGTAGGGAACACTTCCTTACTATTACTCAGAATACAGaagcagtattaaaaaaaaaaaaaaggaaaaaagaaaagaaaagaccaatAAATTTgactgtagaaaaataaaattttgcatgACCAAAAGCACCATTAATAAAGCCAAAGGCAATCGGCAGACttggagagaatatttgcaacatATGCTTTAGA
The genomic region above belongs to Suricata suricatta isolate VVHF042 chromosome 2, meerkat_22Aug2017_6uvM2_HiC, whole genome shotgun sequence and contains:
- the SHLD2 gene encoding shieldin complex subunit 2 isoform X1; translation: MSGGSQVHIFWGAPGGPLNMTVPQEPTSLISNDDPWKKIQLLYNHHSLYLRDEKCMHETLEDSQVLEAIGPPDFPHGHFLTNSMKKPAHAKGDFTHCISETETGKSQKSHLLGVSDGPSSDVQIRELKGRGQHLTEEENYQKLFGDNKKTTDEQHEYQSHARGHNFQTKVFQLDGKRAATLGLVCTEHTHTGPGTVGPECVPVGHQEGQSQRLEFFSSKTEDKPRSEPVRRASDLKISTDTEFLSIMTSSQVALLSQRRYNGQLSINKGPASMETESKASHGEIRITEDNWTQPNDDFAGDESGQSQAHSLELFSPACPETKSDDTHVKPHKSPEENTGSHEFLDFEDKMPPSDVCIESYCSGILCSQLNTFHKSSTERRWTSEDKLGHSKALSKVLQPSKKIKLVSDARNPTVGQTNVSKFKGIKKTSLIKDCDSKSQKYNCLVMVLSPCHVKEVNIKSGPNSGSKVPLATILVTDQSEIKKKVVLWRTAAFWALTVFLGDIILLTDVTVHEDHWVGETVLQSTFTSQLLNLGSYPSLRSEEYSRIVNVGVLQDLLAYVSSRHSCLRDLPQRQPQRANSIEFVELEELQPDTLVHAVLRVVDVTILTEAVYSYRGQKQRKVMLTVEQVQGQHYVLVLWGPGAAWYPQLQRKKDYIWEFKYLFVQRNHMLENLELHTTSWSSCECLFDDDIRAVRFKAKFQKSTPSVVKMSDLATHLEDKRSGVILIKAQILELVIPVMAAQKVTLNAHSSLRSIFSSLPDIVYTGCAKCGLELETDANRIYKQCYSCLPLTMRKLHYRPALMTISDGVHKVCVHVGSELIEKILLNISPDRLNTVVAPSSEVTYGMVAADLFHSLLAGGGAPCAVKLQSLFVLDENSFPLQQEFSLVDFYPDGGKPAPFSETT
- the SHLD2 gene encoding shieldin complex subunit 2 isoform X3, producing MSGGSQVHIFWGAPGGPLNMTVPQEPTSLISNDDPWKKIQLLYNHHSLYLRDEKCMHETLEDSQVLEAIGPPDFPHGHFLTNSMKKPAHAKGDFTHCISETETGKSQKSHLLGVSDGPSSDVQIRELKGRGQHLTEEENYQKLFGDNKKTTDEQHEYQSHARGHNFQTKVFQLDGKRAATLGLVCTEHTHTGPGTVGPECVPVGHQEGQSQRLEFFSSKTEDKPRSEPVRRASDLKISTDTEFLSIMTSSQVALLSQRRYNGQLSINKGPASMETESKASHGEIRITEDNWTQPNDDFAGDESGQSQAHSLELFSPACPETKSDDTHVKPHKSPEENTGSHEFLDFEDKMPPSDVCIESYCSGILCSQLNTFHKSSTERRWTSEDKLGHSKALSKVLQPSKKIKLVSDARNPTVGQTNVSKFKGIKKTSLIKDCDSKSQKYNCLVMVLSPCHVKEVNIKSGPNSGSKVPLATILVTDQSEIKKKVVLWRTAAFWALTVFLGDIILLTDVTVHEDHWVGETVLQSTFTSQLLNLGSYPSLRSEEYSRIVNVGVLQDLLAYVSSRHSCLRDLPQRQPQRANSIEFVELEELQPDTLVHAVLRVVDVTILTEAVYSYRGQKQRKVMLTVEQVQGQHYVLVLWGPGAAWYPQLQRKKDYIWEFKYLFVQRNHMLENLELHTTSWSSCECLFDDDIRAVRFKAKFQKSTPSVVKMSDLATHLEDKRSERDRA